A section of the Primulina eburnea isolate SZY01 chromosome 1, ASM2296580v1, whole genome shotgun sequence genome encodes:
- the LOC140817854 gene encoding uncharacterized protein, whose amino-acid sequence MRFEILAFPHFQPRIPDQLSRSIDCRRLVFGSATKLYTCPLDGIFYEDPPVDDALCDFTEVLRYHNIHIVGSCNGLVCLVNLHTGHIFVWNPAIRKYKKLPFPLRFSSRESYRFCYDASSDDYKVVHIIKEPNSRPYSRTYSLRNDSWKSSDWSHGRTPFARSGVFLNGAIHWLVGYNDNGAKVRAVVAQSLATGELLWSVALPLQSRASLQVLGERLCACFQGDMQIEVWVMEEYGVQKSWSKVFCLDDEFGSRKPLLVTEKGFTQFTILCFFSLFLKNNGSNPFENLPQDLIIDILSRLSVKSLLRLRCVAKSWLSLISSPEFETNYLEVSTTRRPRLVFGSATKLYTCPFNGIENPPVDDVPCDFTEVRQYHNIHIVGSCNGLVCLVNQNTGHIFLWNPAIRKYRKLPFPLWLSSREPYGFFYDASSDDYKVVHKVEEPDSKPYSRTYSLRNDSWKSLDWSHGRTPIGGSCVFLNGAIHWIVGYNDNGSKAMAVEAQSLATGELFWSVALPSKRWAFLQVLGEHLCACFECYFRIEVWVMKEYGVEKSWSKVFCLYEPRLRRRPSFFFEKWRRPLFVTEKGVVTTKTFKRSISYIFLENEDVLRGLECKYVTATTYGESLVNPNKTW is encoded by the exons ATGCGTTTCGAAATATTGGCTTTCCCTCATTTCCAGCCCCGAATTCCAGACCAACTATCTCGAAGTATCGACTGCCGAAGACTCGTCTTCGGCTCTGCTACTAAACTTTATACTTGCCCGCTTGACGGTATCTTTTATGAAGATCCTCCTGTAGATGATGCGCTGTGCGATTTCACCGAGGTTCTCCGATATCATAACATTCATATAGTGGGTTCTTGCAACGGGTTGGTCTGTTTAGTTAATCTACACACAGGTCATATCTTCGTGTGGAATCCGGCGATAAGAAAGTATAAGAAACTACCTTTTCCTTTGCGATTCAGCTCTCGGGAATCCTACAGGTTCTGTTACGATGCGTCTTCAGATGATTACAAAGTCGTGCACATAATTAAAGAGCCAAATTCCAGACCCTATTCCAGAACTTACAGCTTAAGAAACGATTCGTGGAAGTCGTCGGATTGGTCTCATGGTAGGACGCCGTTTGCTAGATCAGGTGTGTTTCTGAATGGGGCTATTCATTGGCTAGTTGGCTACAATGACAACGGTGCCAAAGTTAGGGCCGTGGTGGCGCAAAGCTTGGCAACAGGAGAATTACTTTGGAGTGTGGCACTTCCATTGCAAAGTAGGGCCTCTCTACAAGTTTTGGGGGAGCGTTTGTGTGCGTGTTTCCAAGGTGATATGCAAATCGAAGTTTGGGTGATGGAGGAGTATGGTGTGCAGAAATCTTGGAGCAAAGTGTTTTGCTTGGATGACGAATTCGGATCGAGGAAGCCTTTATTAGTCACGGAGAAAGGG TTCACGCAATTCACAATTCTgtgttttttttctcttttcttgaAAAACAATGGCTCAAATCCTTTCGAAAATCTTCCACAGGACCTTATCATCGACATCTTATCGAGACTCTCCGTGAAATCTCTTCTCAGGTTAAGATGCGTTGCGAAATCTTGGCTTTCTCTCATCTCCAGCCCCGAATTCGAGACCAACTATCTCGAAGTTTCGACTACTCGCCGCCCAAGACTCGTCTTCGGCTCTGCTACTAAACTTTATACTTGCCCGTTTAACGGTATCGAAAATCCACCTGTAGATGATGTGCCGTGCGATTTCACTGAGGTTCGCCAATATCATAACATTCATATAGTGGGTTCTTGTAATGGGTTGGTCTGTTTAGTTAATCAAAACACAGGTCATATCTTCTTGTGGAATCCGGCGATAAGAAAGTATAGGAAACTACCTTTTCCTTTGTGGTTAAGCTCTCGGGAACCCTACGGGTTCTTTTACGATGCGTCTTCAGATGATTATAAAGTCGTGCACAAAGTTGAAGAGCCAGATTCCAAACCCTATTCCAGAACTTATAGCTTAAGAAACGATTCGTGGAAGTCGTTAGATTGGTCTCATGGTAGGACGCCTATTGGTGGATCATGTGTGTTTCTGAATGGGGCTATTCATTGGATAGTTGGCTACAATGATAATGGTTCCAAAGCTATGGCCGTGGAGGCGCAAAGCTTGGCAACAGGAGAATTATTTTGGAGTGTGGCACTTCCGTCGAAAAGATGGGCCTTTCTACAAGTTTTGGGGGAGCATTTGTGTGCGTGTTTCGAATGTTATTTTCGAATCGAAGTTTGGGTGATGAAGGAGTATGGTGTGGAGAAATCTTGGAGCAAAGTGTTTTGCTTGTACGAACCGCGATTGAGGAGGAGGCcttcatttttttttgaaaaatggaGGAGGCCTTTATTTGTCACAGAGAAAGGGGTTGTCACTACCAAGACTTTTAAAAGATCGATTTCATACATATTTCTTGAAAATGAAGACGTTCTTCGAGGTTTAGAGTGCAAATATGTTACGGCTACTACCTATGGTGAGAGCTTAGTGAACCCTAATAAAACATGGTAG